The Planktothrix agardhii NIES-204 genome segment TTTCGGTAACATTTAACAAATCTCTCCTGAGAAACTCAATCTCGCCATCAGAAAGGATTGGATTTAAAGCCCAAAGCATTAGGTAAAGAATTAAATTTGAGTGGGGCAAAGTTTTGTAAAAATCATCCCTCAACTTGTCTAAGTCCTAGCAGTTTGGACGGCCATTAAAATACCTCCCGCAATACGGCGTAAATAGAAGGTTCGTGTCACCAGGTGCAGCCTTGTAAAGTTTTGTAAAAATGCCCCATGGCGCAGTTTTCCTGACCCCTTGGGGTGTTTTTTTTATCACTTGTTTAAAAACCGTGCTAACTATCTTCTATAATGAGTTTCATCCTTAACCGTTTGCGGAAAGAAAACTTATCACAAACGTACTGACTCCCCCATGTCACCCCTAGAACCCTCCCTAGAACATCTGGAAATCGCCCTCACAGCGAAAATTGAAACCGCCTTTGAGCTTCCCCAGGACTTTGATGTGTTGGCGCACCTGCTTTCCGACAAACGCAGCCTCAATACTCGTAAAGCCTACGAAAAAGACATCAACGATTTTTTCCGCCTGATGACGGGGAAACCGCCCACCACAGACACGGTGCTGGAATTTTTGCACCTGACTCAAAAACAAGCGGTGTCCGTGGTTCTGCGGTATAAATCTCGGCTCATTGATAAGGGCCTGAAAGAATCAACGGTGAATCGCAGGTTAGCCGCGATTAAATCTCTGACTGCGATGGGACGCAAGTTAGGAGTCTGTGAATATTCCTTGGAAGATATCAAAGGAGAGCGTCTGATGGGGCGATACCGGGATACAACCGGGATTGACAGTTTGACTTATAAACAAGTTCTGGAGCAATGCCCACGCCATACCCCCCTGGGAAAACGAGATTACGCCATCCTCCGGTTGCTTTGGGACAATGCCCTACGCCGGGGGGAACTGGTGAAATGTAATGTGGCGGACTTTGACGTTCATAACCGGACTTTATCGATTTTGGGTAAAGGGCGTGGCAGTTATCAGGAACTCATCGACTTATCCCCTGGTACGGTTCAAGCCCTATCGAAGTGGCTGGCTTCCCGAAAGAAAACGACCCCGAATGAACCGCTATTCACCGCGTTGGATTTCCACAATCAAGGGCACCGTCTGAGTGGAGAAGCGATTCGGGTGATTGTCTGTCGATACTGTAAAGCGGCGGGAGTCACCAAGAGGATGTCCCCTCACCGGATTCGCCACAGTGCTATTACTGCCGCGTTGGATGCAACCGATGGCAATGTGCGGAAAGTCCAGAAGTTATCAAGACACAAACAAATTGATACTTTAATGATCTATGACGATAACCGCCAACGGGTTCAGGGGGAGTTAACAGGCTTGCTTT includes the following:
- a CDS encoding integrase-recombinase protein, which translates into the protein MSPLEPSLEHLEIALTAKIETAFELPQDFDVLAHLLSDKRSLNTRKAYEKDINDFFRLMTGKPPTTDTVLEFLHLTQKQAVSVVLRYKSRLIDKGLKESTVNRRLAAIKSLTAMGRKLGVCEYSLEDIKGERLMGRYRDTTGIDSLTYKQVLEQCPRHTPLGKRDYAILRLLWDNALRRGELVKCNVADFDVHNRTLSILGKGRGSYQELIDLSPGTVQALSKWLASRKKTTPNEPLFTALDFHNQGHRLSGEAIRVIVCRYCKAAGVTKRMSPHRIRHSAITAALDATDGNVRKVQKLSRHKQIDTLMIYDDNRQRVQGELTGLLSDLVED